The following coding sequences lie in one Lebetimonas sp. JH292 genomic window:
- a CDS encoding complex I subunit 5 family protein, which produces MEGVIFLFLLIIFLLKVFALINRENVKNSFIVASGAEILYLGVVLLGSGALSAVILHLEYQFVFRILAFLMLFEFFRYKNSFKLSDLAGVGFNKWGVIFGFSIFGSLGISLITSKQLILNSITASGMFELGYLIVAINIVQAVYLISIFETIVFKKGESLKNVTNKLLISIFTIAGILVFLLPQIYLILPGKFSNINAYHISFGFNYHGINGIFALVFAFIMAMVFIYSIDYIKKYKSFYYTFLGLLTLALIEIPLSSSFESFYLFWESMTITSYLLIMHSRSDESIKAAKLYFVMCIAGAYFLQLAFSHYYSLGIENFIEIKSVSLTVAILMLIGFGVKAGIVPIHQWLPVAHPAAPSSISAPLSGILTKAGIFGIIVLVYFLGFQNKIFSYLLITIGLITLFYGEIKTLYEKDIKRLFAYSTIGQIGEIVTVLGLMSTAALSGAIYHIINHAVVKDLLFLSAGLLILSAGSRNLEDLKGIGKKLPLLAFPLGVGVFALSAFPPFGNFNSKFLVIYAAMKQSNYIVAFSLVIGGLIGFIAMLRVFRYIFLMNPQREFSDVKGIKVAAVYILAFVSLLLGIFPQSVIDFIVAAINSTLKINVNLPHFTLEFPISVLIMIIGAIVVYLFGKTSKTAGITAASFSFLALLTVFADKFSFGSFFAGLVLFMAVMNFLFATRYMDHSHKPYRFFANFMIMIVGILGVALSKNIYSMFFYWEIMGGWALYIALVHEEDSFSIQEATKYLLYNFTGAGIIMIGLSVIMQYGNVIDIIKHIPLTNEVIFALVLLTIGFLAKAAQLPLRIDYQMHPKPAPTPISGYISSVMLKTGPFMFVMVIYLAAAGISASKLFVIEDIGHFAAVVGVITIIMGASFGLLTNSMKRLLIFLTVGEIGYIFAGVSLLTSQGLAGGLLHLINHMFFKDLLFLSAGAIFYKTGIDSLNDLGGIARKMPITFAVFVIAVFSTAGVPMFSGFVSKWIIYHALMSKGYDFLAVLTILGSVMILLVFVKFMHSAYFGKVDKKFENIKEVDWYMSLPMIILAVLNIVLGIFPYIALKPINLIIQNFGYKPVCITLSSVCMGGDVLNLLTLSIYILLAVIIAYLMFTYNKKIRKTHIFLSGVRDLSDRELHINAKNFYESVTELINAIIYIVKKIFGLKGGYVER; this is translated from the coding sequence GTGGAAGGCGTAATTTTTTTATTTTTACTTATAATTTTCTTACTCAAGGTTTTTGCTTTAATAAACAGGGAAAATGTAAAAAATTCGTTTATTGTTGCAAGCGGTGCTGAAATTTTGTATTTAGGTGTTGTTCTTCTTGGCAGCGGTGCGTTAAGCGCTGTGATTTTGCATCTTGAATATCAGTTTGTATTCAGGATTTTGGCTTTTTTAATGCTGTTTGAATTTTTCAGGTATAAAAATTCGTTTAAACTGAGCGATTTGGCAGGTGTGGGATTTAATAAATGGGGTGTAATTTTCGGTTTTTCAATATTTGGAAGTCTCGGAATTTCATTAATTACATCAAAACAGCTGATTTTAAATTCAATTACAGCTTCTGGAATGTTTGAACTTGGATATTTGATTGTGGCAATCAATATTGTTCAGGCTGTTTATTTAATTTCTATTTTTGAAACAATTGTATTTAAAAAAGGCGAAAGTTTAAAAAATGTAACTAATAAATTGCTTATTTCAATTTTTACGATTGCCGGAATTTTGGTGTTTTTACTTCCGCAGATTTATTTAATACTGCCGGGAAAATTCAGTAATATCAATGCTTACCATATATCATTCGGATTTAATTATCACGGAATAAATGGTATTTTTGCATTGGTGTTTGCTTTTATAATGGCAATGGTTTTTATTTATTCAATAGATTACATAAAAAAATATAAATCTTTTTATTATACTTTTTTAGGACTTTTAACGCTTGCTTTGATAGAAATACCTTTAAGCAGCAGTTTTGAGAGTTTTTATCTTTTTTGGGAGAGTATGACAATAACTTCATATTTATTAATTATGCACTCAAGAAGTGACGAATCAATAAAAGCTGCAAAACTTTATTTTGTTATGTGTATTGCGGGGGCATATTTCTTGCAGTTAGCGTTTTCGCATTATTATTCTTTGGGAATAGAAAATTTTATTGAAATAAAAAGTGTTTCATTAACGGTTGCTATATTAATGCTTATAGGATTTGGGGTAAAAGCGGGTATTGTACCGATTCATCAATGGCTTCCTGTTGCCCATCCGGCAGCACCAAGCAGTATTTCAGCCCCTCTTTCAGGTATTTTAACAAAAGCGGGTATTTTCGGAATTATTGTTTTGGTTTATTTTCTCGGATTTCAAAACAAAATTTTTTCTTATTTATTAATAACAATTGGATTAATAACTCTTTTTTACGGAGAAATTAAAACACTTTATGAAAAAGATATAAAAAGACTTTTTGCTTATTCTACTATTGGTCAAATAGGGGAAATAGTTACTGTTTTGGGGCTTATGAGCACTGCGGCTTTAAGCGGGGCAATTTATCATATAATAAACCATGCCGTTGTTAAAGATTTATTGTTTTTAAGTGCGGGATTGTTGATTTTGAGTGCCGGAAGCAGAAATCTTGAAGATTTAAAAGGGATAGGAAAAAAACTGCCCCTTTTGGCTTTTCCTTTAGGTGTCGGTGTTTTTGCCCTAAGTGCTTTTCCTCCGTTTGGAAATTTTAATTCAAAATTTTTGGTGATATATGCCGCAATGAAACAAAGTAATTATATTGTTGCATTTTCACTTGTAATCGGGGGGCTAATAGGGTTTATTGCAATGCTCAGGGTGTTTAGATATATATTTTTAATGAATCCGCAAAGAGAATTTTCAGATGTTAAGGGAATAAAAGTAGCAGCTGTATATATTTTGGCTTTTGTTTCATTGCTGCTTGGAATTTTTCCTCAAAGCGTTATTGATTTTATAGTAGCGGCCATAAATTCTACATTAAAAATAAATGTTAATTTGCCACATTTCACATTAGAGTTTCCAATAAGTGTTTTGATTATGATAATTGGTGCGATAGTTGTTTATCTGTTTGGAAAAACAAGTAAAACAGCAGGAATTACCGCCGCTTCTTTTTCATTTTTGGCACTTTTAACTGTGTTTGCAGATAAATTCAGTTTTGGCAGCTTTTTTGCAGGTCTTGTTTTGTTTATGGCTGTAATGAATTTTCTTTTTGCTACGAGGTATATGGATCATTCCCATAAGCCTTACAGATTTTTTGCCAATTTTATGATAATGATAGTCGGGATTTTAGGTGTGGCTCTCAGCAAAAATATTTATTCAATGTTTTTTTACTGGGAAATAATGGGCGGATGGGCCTTATATATAGCCCTTGTTCATGAGGAAGATTCATTTTCGATTCAGGAAGCCACAAAATATCTGCTTTATAATTTTACTGGTGCTGGTATAATAATGATAGGTTTAAGTGTTATAATGCAGTATGGAAATGTTATTGATATAATAAAACATATTCCTTTAACAAATGAAGTTATTTTTGCCTTAGTTTTATTAACTATAGGCTTTTTGGCAAAAGCTGCACAACTTCCTCTCAGAATAGATTATCAAATGCACCCAAAACCTGCCCCGACTCCTATAAGCGGATATATTTCTTCTGTTATGTTAAAAACAGGTCCGTTTATGTTTGTAATGGTTATCTATTTGGCTGCAGCCGGTATAAGCGCTTCTAAATTGTTTGTAATAGAAGATATAGGACATTTTGCAGCTGTTGTGGGTGTGATTACCATTATTATGGGGGCAAGCTTCGGACTGCTTACCAATTCAATGAAAAGACTTTTAATTTTCTTAACAGTAGGTGAGATAGGTTATATTTTTGCCGGTGTTTCTTTATTGACCTCCCAGGGACTTGCCGGAGGGCTTTTGCATTTAATAAACCATATGTTTTTTAAAGATTTGCTGTTTTTAAGTGCTGGGGCTATTTTTTATAAGACCGGAATAGATTCGTTAAATGACCTCGGAGGAATTGCAAGAAAAATGCCTATTACTTTTGCAGTGTTTGTGATTGCTGTGTTTTCGACGGCAGGTGTGCCTATGTTCAGCGGTTTTGTATCAAAATGGATAATATATCACGCCTTAATGTCAAAAGGATATGACTTTTTGGCTGTTTTGACAATTTTAGGAAGTGTGATGATTTTATTGGTGTTTGTAAAATTTATGCACAGCGCATATTTTGGAAAAGTAGATAAAAAATTCGAAAATATAAAAGAAGTGGACTGGTATATGAGCCTTCCTATGATAATTCTGGCCGTTTTGAATATTGTTTTGGGAATATTCCCCTATATTGCATTAAAACCTATAAATTTAATTATCCAAAATTTTGGATACAAACCTGTATGCATCACGCTAAGTTCTGTCTGTATGGGCGGAGATGTACTTAATTTATTGACACTTTCCATTTATATATTATTAGCCGTTATAATAGCTTATTTAATGTTTACTTATAATAAAAAAATCAGAAAAACACATATATTCCTTTCAGGTGTTAGGGATTTAAGCGACAGGGAACTTCATATCAATGCCAAAAACTTTTATGAAAGTGTCACTGAACTTATAAATGCGATTATTTATATCGTTAAAAAAATATTCGGATTGAAAGGAGGCTATGTTGAGCGCTAA
- a CDS encoding respiratory chain complex I subunit 1 family protein — protein sequence MLSANIIHFLIFPGGLFALCLGVFMLSLERIVVARLQGRIGPPIYQNFIDVIKLFNKEILVPKDSKEAVFIYAPLIGFAGMFAMLYFVPVPGVYEGTNVNSDLIVLIYVMALPAIAHILGGGASSSPYAAIAVNRELKLMLVYEMVFVIISVSIAIYVGGGDVVFSLKKIMEYQQVHGSFLFDWKFWPAVIAFIIFVLATLELPPFQIAHHNDADVMDGFLIEHSSIPLAIYEMTDAMKIVLLSIVFQIFFFPVAITDDIVINLIWFVLKTVVFVMFFSVLHATLPSFRIDQGFKFLLTVPTTLALITLILVILSVKGLI from the coding sequence ATGTTGAGCGCTAATATTATTCATTTTTTAATTTTTCCGGGAGGTTTGTTTGCCCTTTGTTTAGGTGTTTTTATGCTTTCACTCGAGCGAATTGTGGTTGCAAGGCTTCAGGGAAGAATAGGACCTCCTATTTATCAAAATTTTATTGATGTTATCAAACTTTTTAATAAAGAAATTTTGGTTCCAAAAGATTCAAAAGAGGCTGTTTTTATTTATGCTCCTTTAATAGGGTTTGCCGGAATGTTTGCAATGCTTTATTTTGTACCTGTTCCGGGTGTATATGAAGGAACAAATGTAAACAGTGATTTAATTGTATTGATATATGTAATGGCGCTTCCGGCCATTGCCCATATATTAGGAGGCGGTGCATCAAGTTCCCCTTATGCCGCTATAGCGGTAAACAGAGAACTTAAATTGATGCTTGTATATGAAATGGTTTTTGTAATAATTTCTGTCAGTATTGCCATTTATGTAGGGGGAGGGGATGTTGTTTTTTCACTTAAAAAAATAATGGAATATCAGCAGGTTCACGGAAGTTTTTTGTTTGACTGGAAATTCTGGCCAGCAGTTATTGCTTTTATAATTTTTGTATTGGCGACCCTTGAGCTGCCTCCTTTTCAGATTGCCCATCATAATGACGCTGATGTAATGGACGGTTTTCTGATAGAACACAGTTCAATTCCTCTGGCTATTTATGAAATGACTGATGCAATGAAAATAGTGTTGCTCAGCATAGTTTTTCAAATATTTTTCTTTCCTGTTGCCATAACCGACGATATCGTTATTAATTTAATCTGGTTTGTTTTAAAAACAGTTGTGTTTGTTATGTTTTTTTCTGTTTTGCATGCAACTTTGCCTAGTTTCAGGATT